Within Cercospora beticola chromosome 6, complete sequence, the genomic segment CCGAAGCGGACGATTCTGTTTAGTAGACGATAAGAGAGCCGAGGACTGGAAGCTAGTGCCATGGGCCATAATACTTTTAGGATGAAAAGGTGAAGGGAATCGATTCGATTGCGGCAGAGCTGCATCCTGTCTTGGCTGAGGATCGAAACTACTGCGAGTACTAATACCGTCGTAGCGAGCTTCTCACTGTCTTCATCACAGCCTTGGCTTGATACAATGAAACCCTGTAGAAATTCTCACTTTCCTCCAATTCACCCTACTCATCTCAAGCGCATCTACGGCAAGTCGGCCAGCTGAATCACACTGACCCAGATGGTGTGCCTGTTCTCGCTATAGGCAACTGCAAGCTTGTCACCGACCTCGGCAGCAGATGGCCAGTAGAATCCTGGCAGTCCACTGTGAATAGCTGGACGAGTACCCGCATCGACCACCGAATCCGCATCACCTCCACGCACAATACCAATGTTGTTGAAAGCAGGATCAGAACCGCGGGATGTTGCGACAGTCAGGATGATCTGGTCTAGCTTGTCGTTCATCCCGGCGTTGGAGACATAGTAGCGAAGCTGTTCTTGGCTATCAAACGCTCCGTAATGAGCTTTTTCGGCCTCCTGGTAGATGTTGGTCTCATCAATGGCACCTCCATTGGTCGTGGCTGGAAACCAGTTCGCTCCATTCCTGTCTGTGCTGTACTCAACCCAGGCAGAGCCAGTGGTGTTCCTCACAGACACATCAGACCAGAATCGTTGCCAATATCCGTCATTGGACTCGCCGACCCATACGGCTTTGGTAGGGTAGCTGACATTGTGCTGGCCGTCCGAAGCGATGATGGGCGAGTTGAACAAGTCAGTAGCCACTGGACCAAGGTTATCCGGCTTATTGATCGCAGCATTGATCTCGTCCTTATTGTCGCACACCTTCATTCCATACACAGTCCCGTATACGGTCTCTGCGTATCCATGAGAACCGGTGTAATCGTTGGTCTCGATCCAGCATGGGTCGCCTTTGAACACATCAGATCCACTAGCATCCAGCTGTCGGGCAATGCGGCCAGCAGACTGGTAGCTGCCAGGGCAGATGTTGTCGCTCGACTGCGCAACAGCGTAAGCTTTGATCGAACcctcgtcgctgctgggAAGGAATGCGATCGTCAATGGCTGCCATGCGCGTTGTGGAATTCCCCGATCACACCAGTACTTGGAATCCTCGAAATCTGTCTGGTTCGGCAGGAGCGATGGAGGGAACACAACAGCCGGTTTTGACCAAGTGAGTCCAGAGTCGCTGGACGATGCAATCTTCACATCTTGACCCATGGCGTCCACGTCGCTCTTGCTGGAAGACCAGAGCAAATACAAAGTACCGCCAACATTGTAGATGAACGGGTAGTGCGCGAACTTTTGCACATTGTCAGCAGCGACGGTGACCTTGACCGCATTCGCAGGAAGCTGTTTCCATTGGACCTCGTTCGATCCTTCGTTGATGCGCTTAGGCACTTTCCAGAGGTTGTTGTCAGATGGCAGGTTGGCGCACGACGCAGTGACGGCCAATGCCGCGAGGGAGGCGGCCTTGAGGGTGAAGGACGGCGACATATCGAAAGCGATGTGGAGATGACGAGGTGGCTTTCTCAAAATGTGGGAGAAATGGGCGTCTTCCTTTAAGTTCGAGAATCTGCTTGTGCGCTATACCGGATGTCTAGGATAAATCCCTGCAAGAAACCGGGATGATCACGGCCTGGCGTAATTGGACAAGGTTCTATGCCTATTCTTGGAAGCCAAAATTTGAATATTTAGCATGTCCCGCACGCAGTCTGTACTACAATACGAGGCTTAACACTCGTGCACTTACTGACCATTGGAGCGGACACTTGCGGCTGTTACACCATTGGGACGTGCGATGATGTTCCGAGACTCACGACGATGCCATCGTCGAACATACCCTCAAAAGCACCTCGTGGGCCGCAAATAGTTGTAGCACTGTGGAATTCGGCGCTGTTATGAGCATGAAGAGTTGAACGGCAGTTGCGAAGTACGAGAGAAACGAGGGAATCGATAAAAGGCATAACAACGACCTCGGTGCTGGCGGACTGCAGATCAACTACCCGGAAGCGAGCGACTTGCCGTACGATCACAGTGCGGGCGGCCTCGTCTATCAGAAGCCAGCTCTGACGTTGGAAGGAGGGAAGGTCAACATCGACAAGTTGGAgcatggaggagaagaagatccgcGGCGTGTACAGGATGCGAGTGGCGGGCATTAACCAATCCTGTCTTGAACACACCAGCACTTCACACCAGGAGCCAGAACGCACGAGTTGGAAGACATTGCATGAGGCACACAGTGAAAATATTTCGCAATACCAGGTGGAGCGAAAGCGAATCGCACAAGCATTTGTATAGCCACCGCGAGCTATTCAGTTGGATTTGTGCATGCACCAGCTTCGGCCATCTGGCCCTTGTGTCGTTCGCCGCTCGTCCTTCCTCCGACTTCAACTTTCTTGCGCAAGTCCCAGCCTTCGTACACCGCCCTCGCACATAGAAAGAACGACAGGCCATTCAACATCTCATCCTCTCGTGCTGCGGAATGTCTTTGTAGGCTTGAGTTCCCGGAATGCGTCGATAAGCGTAAGCAGCGTCCTTTGGCCACCACTATGGCAGATCAGGATGAGTGACGTACAATGTGCAGATGGTGCGATCGTGCTTGGTCACCCAGTTGCGATTGCACCCTAAGCAAGTGTATGGATCGACCCGCACAGCATCCCCATTGTCGTCTACAGAAAATCCGTCTATGTCAAATTTCCTCGCCGTGGCTCGAGGGGAAGACTGCGCGGAGAGCTGCGCCGCTGGTATGACAGGACGATGTATCTCCTGCAACAGGATCCACGCGTGGACTGAGCAAAGACACAATGCGGGAACCCACGTCACGACCAGAGCgaactcttcgtcttcaaggCATTCgctgtgaagaagaacgaagccgagaagccaaagacagGACACGATGAAGCAAACCGAGCCAACCGAGTGCTGACGATGTTGACAGTGCGAGCCCCTGCAGGCGGACCAGGCGATGTATTTTGCATGGGCGATAGCCGGAATGAAATTGAACACC encodes:
- a CDS encoding uncharacterized protein (antiSMASH:Cluster_1), producing MSPSFTLKAASLAALAVTASCANLPSDNNLWKVPKRINEGSNEVQWKQLPANAVKVTVAADNVQKFAHYPFIYNVGGTLYLLWSSSKSDVDAMGQDVKIASSSDSGLTWSKPAVVFPPSLLPNQTDFEDSKYWCDRGIPQRAWQPLTIAFLPSSDEGSIKAYAVAQSSDNICPGSYQSAGRIARQLDASGSDVFKGDPCWIETNDYTGSHGYAETVYGTVYGMKVCDNKDEINAAINKPDNLGPVATDLFNSPIIASDGQHNVSYPTKAVWVGESNDGYWQRFWSDVSVRNTTGSAWVEYSTDRNGANWFPATTNGGAIDETNIYQEAEKAHYGAFDSQEQLRYYVSNAGMNDKLDQIILTVATSRGSDPAFNNIGIVRGGDADSVVDAGTRPAIHSGLPGFYWPSAAEVGDKLAVAYSENRHTIWVSVIQLADLP
- a CDS encoding uncharacterized protein (antiSMASH:Cluster_1); amino-acid sequence: MATNTPDDSSITTNFAIPTGASRAGQPRNPKTMGSVYRLLLLLLSLARVFCFAYGPLLLITAIELSPLPLSSGRPRSLMEEGADDGDLLAFVIGGLLCLVFNFIPAIAHAKYIAWSACRGSHCQHRQHSVGSVCFIVSCLWLLGFVLLHSECLEDEEFALVVTWVPALCLCSVHAWILLQEIHRPVIPAAQLSAQSSPRATARKFDIDGFSVDDNGDAVRVDPYTCLGCNRNWVTKHDRTICTLYVTHPDLP